One genomic window of Solanum dulcamara chromosome 10, daSolDulc1.2, whole genome shotgun sequence includes the following:
- the LOC129870913 gene encoding small polypeptide DEVIL 6-like: MKMSSSNNNSRMGGSKKKLISSRGLGGVLREQRAKLYIIRRCVVMLLCWND; encoded by the coding sequence ATGAAGAtgagcagcagcaacaacaacagcagaaTGGGAGGTTCCAAGAAGAAGTTAATTTCAAGCAGAGGACTTGGAGGAGTCCTTAGAGAACAAAGAGCCAAGCTTTACATAATTAGGAGATGTGTAGTCATGCTCCTTTGCTGGAATGATTga